A single genomic interval of Corvus cornix cornix isolate S_Up_H32 chromosome 1, ASM73873v5, whole genome shotgun sequence harbors:
- the LOC109146449 gene encoding uncharacterized protein LOC109146449, producing the protein MGFLNIFTMGELVAITMVVLQLILVTAMLRDKCLWRIHQNSEHPSTARGRLEGQSNVDRAQRSADTELPHGSTPRSSMSSRRHFPRFIRSSRDSQALFEEHRKELEAQLAQWRWGRGSTRVVHADVQGKPRLLGAREPPQCLGVELVRPDMNKVIEKDKHKNIRQCSSNSSMMLQRRRSVAIARLLPRLVVIMNPIVLESSSSSSSMELEYSTSTAAGRFLGQLTARLQRHLEALQTRYVQRRRCFSIRLKSQWWWRCWTQKRKRV; encoded by the exons ATGGGGTTCCTCAACATCTTCACCATGGGTGAGCTGGTGGCAATCACGATGGTGGTGCTGCAGCTCATCCTGGTCACTGCCATGCTACGGGACAAGTGTCTGTGG AGGATCCATCAGAACTCAGAGCATCCAAGCACAGCGAGAGGCCGGCTGGAGGGGCAGAGCAACGTGGACAGGGCACAGAGATCAGCAGACACTGAGCTGCCCCATGGCAGTACCCCACGCAGTTCCATGAGCTCCAGGAGGCATTTCCCAAGGTTCATCCGAAGCTCTCGGGACTCCCAGGCGCTCTTCGAGGAGCACCGCAaggagctggaggcacagctggCCCAGTGGCgatggggcagggggagcacCAGGGTGGTCCATGCTGATGTGCAGGGGAAGCCAAGGCTGCTGGGGGCCAGAGAGCCTCCCCAGTGCCTTGGAGTGGAGTTGGTGAGGCCAGACATGAACAAGGTGATAGAAAAGGACAAACATAAGAACATAAGACAATGTAGCAGCAACAGCTCCATGATGCTGCAACGCAGAAGATCTGTGGCAATAGCCAGGTTGCTCCCTAGACTAGTGGTGATCATGAATCCCATTGTattggaaagcagcagcagcagcagctcaatgGAGCTGGAAtacagcaccagcactgctgctggaaggtTCCTGGGGCAGCTTACTGCCCGGCTTCAGAGACACCTGGAAGCCTTGCAGACACGCTATGTTCAGCGCCGCCGGTGCTTCTCCATCCGCTTGAAGTCTCAGTGGTGGTGGCGGTGCTGGacccagaagagaaaaagggtgTAG